AGCCGGTCATTGCCCTTCTCTTCAACGGTAGGCCGCTCTCCGTGCGCAATCTCGTTGAGAAAGTGCCGGTGATTTTTGAATGCTGGTATTTGGGTCAGGAAACCGGTCAGGCAGTGGCGGACGTGTTGTTCGGAGAGGTGAATCCCGGCGGCAAGCTGCCGATCACGATCCCGCGTTCGGTTGGACATATTCCGGCTTACTACAATTACAAGCCCTCGGCGCGCCGCGGTTATCTCTTCGAATCTGTAGAGCCGTTGTTCGCTTTTGGCTTTGGACTCAGCTACACACAGTTTCGCTTCAGCCCACCGCGTTTGGATAAAACCGCAATTCGCCCGGAAGAATCGACCCGCGTGACCGTGGAGGTGACAAACGCGGGCAACCGGGCCGGCGATGAAGTTGTGCAGATGTATATTCGCGACAAAGTCAGCTCCGTGACGCGCCCGGTGAAGGAACTGAAAGGATTCCAGCGGATCAGCCTGCAGCCGGGCGAGGCCAAGACCGTGGCGTTCGATATCACCCCGGAGCATCTGGCGTTTTACAATATCGATATGAATTATGTGGTGGAACCCGGCGATTTTGAAATCATGTTGGGGAATTCCTCGCGTGATCAGGATTTGCAAAAAATTCTGCTCACGGTGGAGGGATAGCGTCACGCAAGAACTTTTTTAGCGCCGCCCCGGGACGGTCGCAACGGCCGTCCCGGTTGTTCTTCGCCGTTACTGTGCGTGTTCGTATTAACGCCTTCAGGTGTTCAAAGTTTGACAAAGAGCAAGTGACATCATCGGTTTTGGTGTTCTTAAGGATGCGAAATGAACAGGACGAAACCTCCCACGAGTTTTTGTTTGCATTCAATCAAGGAAGAACAATGCGAGCACTTGTTTTCAGCCTGTTATTGAGTTGTCACCTCCTCGATGCGCAAGAAATGAACAACCAACTTGAGTACCTTGATCACACGCTGCCCATGGCAAGGCGTGTCGATGATTTGATCTCCCGCATGACGCTGGAGGAAAAGATTTCGCAAATGGGGCACAGCGCCCAGGCCATTCCGAGGTTGCAGATACCCGAATACAATTGGTGGAATGAATGCTTGCATGGCGTGGCGCGCGCGGGCACGGCCACGGTGTTTCCGCAAGCCATTGCGCTGGCCGCAACCTGGAATACGGACTTGATGCGCCATATCGCCGAAGTGACTTCGACGGAAGCGCGCGCCAAACATCATGAATATGCGCGGCAGGGTGATCGCGATATTTACAAAGGATTGACGTTTTGGAGTCCGAATATCAACATCTTTCGCGATCCGCGCTGGGGCCGCGGCCAGGAGACGTACGGTGAAGATCCTTATCTCACCAGCCGCATGGGCGTGGCGTTTGTGAAGGGTTTGCAGGGCGATGATCCCAAATATTTCAAAGTCATCGCAACGCCGAAACACTATGCCGTGCACAGCGGCCCGGAGCCGGAGCGCCACGCCTTTGACGCCGTTACCAACAACCGCGATCTTTACGACACCTATCTGCCTGCTTTCGAAGCCTGCATCAAAGAAGCAGGCGCTTTTTCCGTGATGTGCGCCTACAATCGTTACATGGGCGAAGCGTGTTGCGGCTCGCCGCGCTTGTTGCAGAAGATCTTGCGCGCAGATTGGGGCTTTCAGGGCTATGTGGTCTCGGATTGCGGCGCGATTGCCGATATTTTTGAATATCACAAAATTTCAAAAACCGGCGCAGAAGCTGCGGCGCTCGCGGTGAAATCCGGCACAGATTTGAATTGTGGCAGCGTCTATCAATCGGCCCTGCTCGAGGCCGTTCAACAAAAACTGTTGCCGGAAGAAGAGATCAATACTGCGGTGCGACGTCTGTTTACGGCGCGCTTCAAGCTGGGCATGTTCGATCCGCCGGAATTGGTCAAGTATGCCAGCATACCATTCGAGGTGAATGACTCCCCGGAGCATCGCCAACTTTCGTTGCGCGCGGCGCAGGAGTCCATCGTCCTGCTCAAGAACGAGAACAATCTTCTGCCTCTCAAAAAGGATTTGAAACGGATTGCCGTCATCGGGCCAACGGCGAATTCCTATTTGATGCTGCTCGGAAATTATCACGGCACGCCTTCACGATATGTCACGCCTCTGCGCGGCATTCAGAACAAAGCCGGGCGCACCACCGAGGTGGTTTATGCCAACGGCTGTGATCTGATTGAAGAAGACAAGATCATCCACAATCTGTCTTCGGAGAACTT
The genomic region above belongs to Cytophagia bacterium CHB2 and contains:
- a CDS encoding glucan 1,4-alpha-glucosidase, whose translation is MRNEQDETSHEFLFAFNQGRTMRALVFSLLLSCHLLDAQEMNNQLEYLDHTLPMARRVDDLISRMTLEEKISQMGHSAQAIPRLQIPEYNWWNECLHGVARAGTATVFPQAIALAATWNTDLMRHIAEVTSTEARAKHHEYARQGDRDIYKGLTFWSPNINIFRDPRWGRGQETYGEDPYLTSRMGVAFVKGLQGDDPKYFKVIATPKHYAVHSGPEPERHAFDAVTNNRDLYDTYLPAFEACIKEAGAFSVMCAYNRYMGEACCGSPRLLQKILRADWGFQGYVVSDCGAIADIFEYHKISKTGAEAAALAVKSGTDLNCGSVYQSALLEAVQQKLLPEEEINTAVRRLFTARFKLGMFDPPELVKYASIPFEVNDSPEHRQLSLRAAQESIVLLKNENNLLPLKKDLKRIAVIGPTANSYLMLLGNYHGTPSRYVTPLRGIQNKAGRTTEVVYANGCDLIEEDKIIHNLSSENLSAGGNPGLQAEYFRSTNLEGEPFFTKIDPIDNANWIYGTRLPNLRKEPKFSIRWSGMFTAPETGDYKFTIAGDDGYRLFLDGKAIIENWTEHDAAASKSNRLSLEKGKAYPLRLEFFHNSGRPQLFVQWELLNFDYFNQAIELAKRAEVVIFAGGITAQLEGEEMRVDYEGFRGGDRTSLDLPKVQERLLNALHATGTPVVLVLSSGSALAVNWANENIPAIIQLWYPGQEGGTALADVLFGDYNPAGRLPVTFYKSVEQLPPFADYNMKGRTYRYFEGEPLFPFGYGLSYTKFEYRNLSLPDEIKAGEETKVSVEVHNTGMRAGDEVVQLYVKNLTASAPVPLRALQGFKRIHLKPGETQVVAFVLQPRQLARIDEKNQFVVEPGGFEIAVGSVLPGTAAATTGTLTKEIRITGESYLVN